The DNA region aCTTCAGTTTGGCCAAGACGGCGGGCGGCGGGGGCAGTGGGGGTGGCGACGGGCGGAGCGCCTGCGCCCAGACAAAAAGCATAGCCCAAAACAGCCGGTTGCACAACAACAAGCCGAAAAGTGGGTGTGCGCCGACGAGCCCACCACCACTCACTGCCCCAAACCGAGTCACCCCAACCCCCCTGCCGAAAAGCAGTCGGGTGCAACAATGTCTGGCCAAAAGAGCGGAAAATCAAGTCTGGCCTGGTCAGACCGAGTGTCGTGAACACCCTATAAATGGCTATTTAAAACTGGGGAAATTCCCCATTAATGTTGTAACATTTTGAAAAGTCAGATGAGGCAAGCAAAGAAATATCAATGGAATGATCAACTAATTTGAAATTATACCAGGATTTCTGTTGTTTAGGAAGTTATTTCATTGCTTAATTTGAAATCAACCTAGTAAGTCCTGCATAATATATCATCAGTGCAATATCAGAATACCATAAATATCTAAGCATAACTTAACAAAACTTTTCTAAACTGAATAAAATGACACAATACTTCAAGAGAGATATCGATTTCGATGTTAAACGCGAAAATGAGATGGTGGATGGTCGCACCTATGGATTCCTGAACGCCAAGGGATCGAATACGCCGATGCCCAAGGTCCAAAAGAGAATTCAATCCACCACCTTGTTAGAAAAGCTTAAGTCCATAAGAGTGAGTGAAAACAGGGAGCAACAATCAATTCCACAGGATGAGTCGTCTATGGATTCAGTGCAACCTAGTGGAATGACCTTTGAAATGAAACGGAAACTATTTGATGAAGCCGAGTTCACCATAACTCGAGGTCAGAAACTAAGTGACCTGATGCATGCCGCAGATACGGAATTTAACTTTAGATCCTACGAGACTGGCAAGAAGACGATCGCAGAAATCGAGGCATACTGTCGCACCATTAACATAAAGTTTGCCAAATGAAACGATGTTGTCTTGCAACGCTGCAGTTTATTAATCGGGTTGAAAGGATACAACTAACTCTCAACTAGCAACGATAATGCGTTTGATGACAGATTGCAGGATAGACATGATGAGATCCCGATAAAAGATGTAGTAGAGCAGAGATAACCAGGATAGGAATCAATCCAACCCAATGCAAATCAATGAATCATATGAACTTTTTTATCAAACCGAGCTCACAATGGAACGATCTAGAAAAACGTTCCCttcaattttatattttgtgtaCTTAAGAATTGCAATAACTAGGCATaattttgcattattattgcaattttggggaaatgtaataaaattaaGTTATAGTGCGAGTTTCAAGCGAACGTCCATATACCTTTTGCAAGGAAAATCGATCCAAACACGTTTCACATTTCTGAAGTTTTTCTCGAGTTGTTGTGCCAATTTTTTTGCgtaacaaataaacaaagcaaagtGACGATCGACTTATTAAGTTGTTCAGCACATTCTGCTGCAATTCCGCGTACGCACCGCACTTTCATTATTGCATTTCGACTTTCTTTCGGCCCATGTTTGCTCAAAACTTGACACAATTTGAGGTCGATCCGATAATAAGAAGATCATCAACAAATTTTCATTGAGCCTATTGGTGCTGATAAGGAATAACTGCACTTGAAACTCGAGATTTCTTATCGCCACCGCCTTACGATCCCCTATAATACTTTGCTTTTTATGCTCCCCTATACCAGTGCCATAAACATTAgttagttttttttatgtacGTGAGAAATACATACTTAGGTTAGCACATAGGCGACATCCCAAAAGCAGTTTCAAGCACTTTCCGTACAAAGATTTAATAAATACTTCCTGAACTCCCAGGGGCATGAAACGTTTGAATGGCAATTCAGTTCCGCTTCTCGATTGCAGACAATTAAGTTCTGGACTTTCACTTGCTCCAGCTCATTCATAAGTATATTTCAATGGCGCACTTCGAAAGCATTATCAGTGGGTGCAACCTCTCAAGTTGGACTTCCAAATGGGCACGAGGACCGGACCGGATTTGCAGCGCCACTTAATTGATGCAAATAGAAATCGAAATCGTGTCAGAGTCAGAATTTTTCGCTCAGATAACGATACCATTCGCCGCTTGCCGAGATGCGTCCTTTGGAATGGAAAATTTTCAGACTCAACCGCAAACATGTTTCGCATATGCAGCTTGTGATTTTCCATTGACATTCACAAGAATTGTAAAGTTAACCTTGAATCGGGTTGCAGATTCAAGTcgtattcattt from Drosophila santomea strain STO CAGO 1482 chromosome 3R, Prin_Dsan_1.1, whole genome shotgun sequence includes:
- the LOC120452705 gene encoding uncharacterized protein LOC120452705 produces the protein MTQYFKRDIDFDVKRENEMVDGRTYGFLNAKGSNTPMPKVQKRIQSTTLLEKLKSIRVSENREQQSIPQDESSMDSVQPSGMTFEMKRKLFDEAEFTITRGQKLSDLMHAADTEFNFRSYETGKKTIAEIEAYCRTINIKFAK